The genomic window ACGTTACGGACGCAGATAAAGCTCATGCCTTGCCTCCTTCGTACCAGGGGAAGGCACGCCGGGTGAGGGCGCGCAGCGCCCAGTCCATCAGCCAGGCCAGCGCGGTGATCCACACCACGTAGGGCAGGATCACGTCCATGGCCAGGTAGCGGCGCACCAGGAAGATGCGGTAGCCCAGGCCGTCGGTGGAGGCGATGGCCTCGGCGGCGATGAGGAACAGCCAGGCCGAGCCGAGCATCAGGCGCAGGGAGATCAGCAGGCGCGGCATCAGTTGCGGCAGCACCACGCGCAGGATCAGCGTCCAGGTGCTGGCGCCCAGGGTCTGTGCCTTGATCAGCAGCTCGCGGGGGATTTCCCGGGCGCGCTGTTCGATGTCGCGGGCGATGCAGGGGGCGACGCCGATGACGATCAGCACCACCTTGGACAGCTCGCCGAGGCCGAAGACGATGAACAGCACCGGCAGGATCGCCAGCGGCGGGATCATCGACAGCACGGTGAGCAGCGGCGAGAGTGGCGCGCCGAACAGCGGCACGCTGCCGGCGGCGATGCCCAGCACCAGGCCGAGCAGGGCGGCGATGGACAGGCCCAGCCCCAGACGTTGCAGGCTGGCGCCGGTGTCCTGCCAGAACAGCACCTCGCCGGTGCGCTTGTCTTCGCTCAATGCCAGGCGATTGACCGCATCGGCCATCTGCGCGGCGCTGGGCAGCAGCTTGTCGTTGGGGTTCTCCGCCAGCCGCGACGCCGAGCCTGCGAAGTAGGCGAACAGCAGCAGGGCGAACGGCAGCAGAACTAGGAACAGGCGGCCACTGCGGTCGGGGGTTCGGTTGATCAGGCGCATGGGGTGTACCTGTGGATTTCCGTGTGAAGCGCCCTCTCCCTTCGGAGCTGGGCGCGCAGCCAGGGCGGGGGAGATGGGCTCTAGTAGAAGCGAGG from Pseudomonas sp. GCEP-101 includes these protein-coding regions:
- a CDS encoding ABC transporter permease, with product MRLINRTPDRSGRLFLVLLPFALLLFAYFAGSASRLAENPNDKLLPSAAQMADAVNRLALSEDKRTGEVLFWQDTGASLQRLGLGLSIAALLGLVLGIAAGSVPLFGAPLSPLLTVLSMIPPLAILPVLFIVFGLGELSKVVLIVIGVAPCIARDIEQRAREIPRELLIKAQTLGASTWTLILRVVLPQLMPRLLISLRLMLGSAWLFLIAAEAIASTDGLGYRIFLVRRYLAMDVILPYVVWITALAWLMDWALRALTRRAFPWYEGGKA